One segment of Mastomys coucha isolate ucsf_1 unplaced genomic scaffold, UCSF_Mcou_1 pScaffold23, whole genome shotgun sequence DNA contains the following:
- the Thy1 gene encoding thy-1 membrane glycoprotein, whose amino-acid sequence MNPAISIALLLSVLQVSRGQKVTSLTACLVNQSLRLDCRHENNTNIPIQHEFSLTREKKKHVLSGTLGVPEHTYRSRITLSNQRYIKVLTLANFTTKDEGEYSCELRVSGTNIESSNKSIHVYRDKLVKCGGISLLVQNTSWMLLLLLSLSLLQAMDFISL is encoded by the exons ATGAACCCAGCCATCAGCATCGCTCTCCTGCTTTCAG TCTTGCAGGTGTCCCGAGGGCAGAAGGTAACCAGCCTGACAGCCTGCCTGGTGAACCAGAGCCTTCGCCTGGACTGCCGTCATGAGAATAACACCAACATACCCATCCAGCATGAATTCAGCCTGACCCGAGAGAAGAAGAAGCACGTGCTCTCAGGCACCCTCGGGGTACCCGAGCACACGTACCGCTCCCGGATCACCCTCTCCAACCAGCGCTATATCAAGGTCCTTACCCTAGCCAACTTCACCACCAAGGATGAGGGCGAGTACTCTTGTGAGCTTCGAGTCTCGGGCACAAATATCGAAAGCTCCAATAAAAGTATTCATGTGTATAGAG aCAAGCTGGTCAAGTGTGGCGGCATAAGCCTGCTGGTTCAGAACACTTCGTGGATGCTGTTGCTcctgctttccctctccctcctccaagcCATGGATTTCATTTCTCTGTGA